The Malus sylvestris chromosome 3, drMalSylv7.2, whole genome shotgun sequence genomic sequence TAACACCTTCATTTTATGCAACCCGTCTATGAGAAAGTCAGTGACCCTTCCTAAGCCTCATTATACCTTCAAAGGAGATCCCGGTTATTATAATTgtatgggttttggttttgacgctGTAACCAATGACTACAAGGTTGTGAGAATTACCATTGATCATAGGGAGGATCAGGATCCGAGTACTTTTTATGAGGTTTATTCACTGGCTGGAGGCTCATGGAGTGATCCTTGTTCTTTGGATCACGTATTAGGACTTAACAATATTCGCAAACCCACTGCTTTTGTTAATGGTGCTATTCACTGGGATGGATGGCGCCGGTTGACAAATGGTGGTTCTGAATGTTTCATTTTGGCATTTGATGTGGGCAGCGACTCATTTCGCAGTATAGTGACACCAAAGGATTTCAGAAAGTTATGCAGCGAGCATTTGTGTATTTCAGGTTACGGGAAATCTATTGCACTGTCCTACTCTTGTTATGCTGAAATTATAGAGCCTCGTCTTGATATATGGGTGATGAAAGAGTATGGCGTGGAAGAGTCATGGACCAAATTGATAACACTATATCCACCAGGTCCAGAAGGACAATCTTTGTACCAACCATTATGGTTTAGGAAGAGTGGTGATGTAGTGTTGGTACTGACTGAAAGTTTTCTGAAAGATGATAGTAGGCATGAATTAGTTTGTTTAGACCTTGTGAGCAAGCAATATACAAATCTTGGAATTCATGGATATAGATATTACTATGCTGAATCTTATGTTGAGAGCCTCGTCTTACTCGACAAGACCGATGCAGTATCTTACTGAGGAAAAGAACAGGTAAGGTGATAGCATtggtttttctttggttttcattttCTGCTTGTTCTAATGCATATACCTCTCCAAGGCTCCAGTTGAGTGTGACACGATATGACCATTCGATTAACAAAGTTTGTTATGCATTGGTTGCTCATTTTACATTCATGAAATGGACATTGAACCGAAGTGGTGATTGGTGATAtatacttcaccaatgtgggacaactaATGATGGCAGGACATACTAGTAGTGATAACTCTAATACTTGCTTGATAGTATATTATGTACATTTCGGATATACCTGCATTGAACATTGGTTATTGTCCTCCGTTAAGCACAGCTTTCTGAAGCTTAATTGTATTCATTCGTCCTCCATGCAGGTAGAAAATGGGGCAGATAACCTTCAAGACTTTTACGATGCCATCTCTGTATAGCTGCGTAGTGCTAGCGTTGTTGCTTCTAATGTTAAATTGTTCCAAAGTGTATCAAGATTTTCAATCTTTGATGAAGTGTACCTTTCTGATTGCTAGGAGATCGTTTGGGATTTACCCTTCTTATTTAACTCTCTGTAATTTCAAGTTAGACTAGAAAAAGGTCATCGCTTGTACTAGGGATTTTCTGTCGTGTGATGAATATCCCGTCACTAAATTTGCCATTGGTTAGAAATAACCTTTTTTTCCCCCTTTATTTGTGCGGTTTACACTAACAGAAAAGTTGCTTGTTACAATCTGCAAAGATCTGATGCTGTATTGCTCCCTTTATTAACCCCAGCTCTTGATTTCTGTTTCCAAATAGTTTCTTCCATGCAAAGCAATCTGTCAAAATTGAGGGTTTCCTGAGAAGCAATGCTGATCATTCTGTGTTCgtaaaaaggagaaaaga encodes the following:
- the LOC126616282 gene encoding F-box/kelch-repeat protein At3g06240-like isoform X1, which gives rise to MFRWKLQPGNSKFEPMAHNFPEEIILDILFRLPPKTLIRCTSVCKSWNSMIKNPSFILTHFNRTIDLNNQVGTHLRLVYCARIVKRSRFRHGDLELLEEQCNLYYDNLAFDEYCKLEFPIAPREELRNKVLDVVSVCNGLVLLADNKVCSGNTFILCNPSMRKSVTLPKPHYTFKGDPGYYNCMGFGFDAVTNDYKVVRITIDHREDQDPSTFYEVYSLAGGSWSDPCSLDHVLGLNNIRKPTAFVNGAIHWDGWRRLTNGGSECFILAFDVGSDSFRSIVTPKDFRKLCSEHLCISGYGKSIALSYSCYAEIIEPRLDIWVMKEYGVEESWTKLITLYPPGPEGQSLYQPLWFRKSGDVVLVLTESFLKDDSRHELVCLDLVSKQYTNLGIHGYRYYYAESYVESLVLLDKTDAVSY
- the LOC126616282 gene encoding F-box/kelch-repeat protein At3g06240-like isoform X2, which encodes MAHNFPEEIILDILFRLPPKTLIRCTSVCKSWNSMIKNPSFILTHFNRTIDLNNQVGTHLRLVYCARIVKRSRFRHGDLELLEEQCNLYYDNLAFDEYCKLEFPIAPREELRNKVLDVVSVCNGLVLLADNKVCSGNTFILCNPSMRKSVTLPKPHYTFKGDPGYYNCMGFGFDAVTNDYKVVRITIDHREDQDPSTFYEVYSLAGGSWSDPCSLDHVLGLNNIRKPTAFVNGAIHWDGWRRLTNGGSECFILAFDVGSDSFRSIVTPKDFRKLCSEHLCISGYGKSIALSYSCYAEIIEPRLDIWVMKEYGVEESWTKLITLYPPGPEGQSLYQPLWFRKSGDVVLVLTESFLKDDSRHELVCLDLVSKQYTNLGIHGYRYYYAESYVESLVLLDKTDAVSY